The Fructilactobacillus myrtifloralis genome segment TCATTTAATAGGATCGTTTCTTCATAGTTAACGTTTTGCCGGAGGTGTAAGCCCATGTTACGCGAAATGTGGCCGTTTTCAATCAACAGTTCAATGGCCTTCCGTTCCGCTTCGAGGGCTTGGGTTTTAAGTTCCAAGACCTGGCGATCGTACTTCTGTTCCTCTTGTTCCGTATCGCCAAACGATTTTGCTTCTTGAATTTGGTTTTGGTAGTACACCTGTAAGAAGTGGACGTTTTGAGCCGAAAAGTCCTTACGGTTGATATCATCCCGGTTCAAGAAGCGGTTTAGAGCGTTAATGGCTCCCTGCGAGCCAACTTTTTGAATCAAGCGCAGATCGGCCTTGGTTTTTTGACTTTCTCGTTGGTTCCACTGCCAGAATTTAACGAGCCGGAGGAAGCGGGCTAACAAACTCAGGTGGTGAATTTTAATTTTCGTTTGTTTAGCACCAGTGGCTTGGGAAAGGCGGAATTCCTCTTGATTCAGCCGTCGAGAGGCAATCCAGTAGGCGTCTGGGCCGATTAACTTTTGTTCGTACAGTTGTTCAATCGAATTCCGTTCTCCACGCAGGGCTACCCGACGGAGCGCAATCGTTTCGTTCAGGTTTTTGGTCATTTCGGGCCGGTTATGGAACCGACGTTGTTGCTTACGAATTGCCATTTCGTAGTCCATGATGATATCGAAAACAGCACGTTGGTTTGATTCGGTTTTGTTGGATTCCAAGTACGCAATCGCGGAGTTCATCATGTAGAGTTTGGCCACCCCGTAGCTAACGTATTCGTTGTTTTCCTTTTCGTTATCCTCTTCGTTGTCATCTTCTGGTTCATCATCTTTGATGCTCGAAGCCCGGGTTTCAAGCGTTCCATGTCCCGGCGCAATTAACGGGAGGGTCACGGAGGCCGCCACTAAACTAATCACGATTACGCCCGCGGCGATGAAGAGCATGAGCGCCCGGTCGGGGAAGGGCGCCCCGGTGTCAATCACAGCAGGAACGGAGAGCACCCCGGCCATGGTAATGGCACCCCGCACTCCAGATAGTCCGGCTAGTAGACCGGTTTTAAAATTCGGCTTTTTCTTTTCCTTCTTGGTCACGTAGTATGAGAAGGATTGGTACCCTAAGATCCAAATGACCCGAATGGCCAGAATCAGGAACCAAATGAGAAAGGCATACCCAATGGATTGTAAGGTTCCGTACTTGTTCCCCTTAATCACACTCTTCATGGCTAGGGGTAACTCGATTCCGAGAATCAGGAACACCACCCCGTTTAGACAGTACACAATGATGTCCCACGTCCGGTTAGTAAGCAGGGTAATTTCAGGAGTTTGACCCGCCACCCGTTTATTTTGGATGTGATCCAAGATTCCAGCTGTCACCACGGCGATTACTCCGGAGGCGTGGAGGAAGTCTTCAGCGACCACGTAGATTAAAAAGGGGGTCAGTAACTGCAGCACCACGCTAAAGATGGCGTCATGAAAATGAACACTATCAAGTTTATTGCGCACCCACAGAAGGATCTGCATGAGGAGCCACCCGATGAAGAGGCCCATCAGGGACATATAAATGAAGTCTCCCGCCGCCTTGTAGATCGAGAAGTAGCCGGTTACCACGGCGGCAACGGCGTATTTAAAGGCAATCAAACCACTTGCATCGTTGATCAAACTTTCACCACTGACAAGGTGTAGGATGCTTTTGGGCAAGTTAACTCGTTTTGAAATTGACTGAACCGCAACCGGATCGGTCGGTGATAAGATCGCAATTAAAGCGAAACAAACGGCGAGTGGCATCGATGGGATCAACCAATTAACCAGGAACCCACCAACAATGGTGGTGAAAAAAACCAACCAAATGGCATTTTCAAAGATTGGTCCCCGGAGTTCCCAGAGTTCCTTTTTGGGAAATTCACGTCCATCGTTATAGAGCAATGGGGCGATGAACAGTAAGAGGAACCAGGTGGTATCCAGATCGATTTTAAAGTTGAAACAGAGGGCCATTCCAACCCCTAGTGCGATTTGGATCAAACTAACTGGCACTAAGGTAATGTAATGACTGGCAACGTTGGAAATTAAAACTAGGCCGAGCAAAATAAGCACGGCTTCTAAAATGCCCATGGAAAGTCCTCCTATTTAAAAGTAATTAATAATTTAATTATACCGGAGAATGCTGAGTTTATAAAATATAATTGTGGGTAAGCGGGTTCGCCACGGATGGTTGGAAAATAAAAACCCTCATCCTAGCTTGGGATGAGGGTTTTGAGGTAATGGAGACTCAGAAAATGAGTCTGCTTTTTTGCTTATTCATATTCAATGGTTGCAGGGGGCTTGCCCGTGATGTCATAGAGGACGCGGTTAACTCCGGCAACGTCGTCTACGATTCGCTTAGAAACTTTTCCTAATACTTCCCAGGGAACTTCGGCAAATTCAGCAGTCATCCCGTCGACCGAGGTAACGGCTCGAATCGTAACGGCTTCTTCATAAGTCCGTTCGTCGCCCATGACCCCTACGCTCCGAATACCGGGGAGAGCGGTGAAGTATTGCCAAACCGTTTTATTCAATCCAGTTTTGGCAAATTCGTCCCGAAGAATGGCATCGGAATCGCGCACCATCCGCAGGCGTTCTGGAGTAACTTCTCCGATTACCCGAATGGCTAATCCCGGGCCAGGGAAAGGTTGACGCCAAACTAGTTCCTTTGGCATTCCCAGCTTTTCTCCGAGTTCCCGAACTTCATCCTTAAAGAGTTTGTTGAGGGGTTCAATTAGTTTGAACTGGAGGTCAGCTGGTAATCCGCCCACGTTGTGGTGTGATTTGATGGTTTGCGCTGTATCGGTTCCCGATTCAATCACGTCGGTGTAGAGGGTTCCTTGTGCTAAGAAGTCCACGTCTTTAAACTTACGGGCTTCATTGGAGAAGGTTTCAATGAATTCTTTACCAATGATTTTCCGTTTCTGTTCGGGATCGGTAACGCCCTTGAGCTTGGTGAGGAAATGTTCGCTAGCATCGACGAAGTCAATGTTGAGACCGAAGTCTTCACCCAGTGATTTGAGGACCTGACTGGCTTCGTCTTTTCGTAACAGACCGTGATCGACGAACACGGGGATTAACTGATCACCGATGGCTCGGTGTAACAGGACCGCCACTACGGATGAGTCAACTCCACCAGAAAGACCGAGGAGGACGCGCTTGTCACCCACGGTGTCCTTAATGTTTTGAATTTCATCTTCGATGAAGTCGTCCATTGACCAGTTGGCTTTTGCACCCGCGATGTCAAAGACAAAGTGGCGCAACATTTCGCGACCTTCCGTAGTGAGGTTCACTTCCGGATGGAATTGCACGGCATAAAAGCCCCGTTCGGGATCGGCCATGGCTGAAATGGGGCACGAAGCGCTGGTGGCGGTTGCTGAAAAACCATCGGGCACCTTGGTGACAAAATCACCGTGGCTCATTAGAACCCGTTGGGTGTTGTTCATGTCTTTGAAAAACTCGGAATCATGGTCGGTGACATCGATGTTGGCTTGCCCGTACTCGCTGTTGTCAGCAGTGACGGTTTCACCACCAGGAAGGTCGTGGGCCATGAGTTGCATTCCGTAACAAATCCCAAGAATAGGGAGCCCCAGGTTGAAAATTTCTGGATCTACGCCCAAAGCGTTGGGACCGTTGACACTGTTGGGTCCTCCTGAGAAGATGATCGCCTTTGGGTCCATTTTTTTGATGTCTGCAGCGGACATGGTGTGGGGTTTAAGTTCGGAATAAACCCCCATTTCCCGAATCCGGCGGGTAATTAATTGGTTATATTGACTTCCGAAGTCTAAAACAACGACGGAGTCATGTTTTTTAGTCGGGTTTGGCATCTCAGTCCTCCTATTTGTGATAATTAGGGGCATCCTTGGTAATTAGGACGTCGTGGGGATGTGATTCGCGAAGGCCGGCATTACTAATGCGCACGAATTGGGCCTCTTTCATGGCAGCGATGGTCGGAGCACCGACGTAACCCATTCCGGCTCGGAGTCCACCCATCATTTGGTAAAGGATGGTAGAAACGTCACCTTTATATGCCGTTTTCCCTTCAATTCCTTCAGGAACGAGCTTCTTTTCTGACTTTACTTCGCCTTGGAAGTACCGATCGGACGAGCCCTTTTCCATGGCTGGAATGGAGCCCATGCCCCGGTAAACTTTGAACTGTTTGCCATCGGCACTTTCTAGAATTTTACCGGGGGCTTCCGTTGTTCCGGCCAGCATGCTACCGAGCATGACGGCGTCACCACCAGCGACTAGGGCCTTAGCAATGTCACCGGAATATTGCATCCCGCCGTCCACGATGATTTGGCGACCGTATTCCTTGGCAACGGCGGCACATTCAAACGCGGCGGTGATTTGCGGCACGCCGACACCGGCGACCACCCGGGTTGTACAAATTGATCCGGGGCCAATGCCCACTTTAACGACATCGGTGCCGGCTTCAAAGAGTGCCCGCGCCCCCGCTGCCGTTGCGATGTTTCCAGCAATCAGGGTCTGGTCGGGGAATTGGTTCCGAATCTCTGAGATTTTAGTCAGAACGCCCTTCGAGTGTCCGTGGGCAGAGTCCAAGACGATGGCATCAGCACCCGCATCAAAGAGGGCTTGGGCTCTCGAAAAGGTTTCGTCGTTAATCCCAACGGCCGCAGCGACTAGGTAGCGACCTTGGTCATCTACCGCAGCTTGGTCACCAGTGACTTCCGCAGCTTTCACTTTTGCCACCTCAGCGGCTTGTTCCGCCGTGGTCATGTTTTTGTGGATTACGCCAAGCCCACCTTGCTTGGCCATTTCGATCCCCATGTCCGCTTCCGTTACCGTATCCATGGCGGCACTAAGAACCGGAATGTTTAGCAGAAGGTTTTTGCCTAATTTTGTTTTTAAGTCGACCTGGTAGGGCAAGACATCACTTGCTGCCGGTACCAAAAGCACGTCATCGTAAGTGAGTGCTTCGTGTTGGCCAAACTTGTTTTCCCAATTATTCATGGAATCCCCCTAAGTATTAAGTTGTCGTTATTAATATCTTAGAATAGCAGAAAGGACGCGGAAAATCAAAGAAAATCACGAACACTAATTTCTGTTTTACCAAAAAACGTACGTCCCCATTTTTGCTTGATTATCCAATGGGAATTGGGAATGAGATTATTAAAAACCGTGGAATAATGGTAGAATTTAACTAAACAGTTCAAAAAGAAAGTTGGTTGAAGGAATGGACGGAAAATTTAAAAGAGTCCGCGGAATGGAAGACATCCTGCCGGAGCAAACGGCAATTTGGCAACGGATCGAAGACACAGCTCGGAACGTTTTCGCCCGGTATAACTATGCCGAAATTCGCACGCCCTTAGTGGAAAAAACGGATGTTTTTAGTCGTACATCTGGAGATTCGTCTGATATCGTGACAAAACAAATGTATTCATTTGAAGACAAAGGGGGCCGGAGCATCACGTTACGCCCAGAAGGGACCGCGGGAATCGTGCGTTCCTTTGTGGAAAACAAGTTGTTTGGTCCAGAGCACCCCAAACCCGTCAAAACGTATTATATGGGACAAATGTTTCGATACGAACGCCCCGGAGCCACGCATAACCGGGAATTTCATCAGATTGGTTGCGAAACGATTGGGGCGGTTAGTCCCCAAATCGATGCTGAAGTCATTCGCCTCGCGATTGATATTTTTCAAGGATTAGACATCCAGGATCTCCGGGTGGAACTTAACACCCTTGGTGATGATGAAAGTCGGGCTGCCTACCGAGAGACCCTGGTGGAATACTTTCAACAGTACCGGGATGAACTCAGTTCGGACTCGCAACGGCGCCTGACGCAGAACCCACTGCGAATTTTAGACAGTAAGGATCGGCATGATCAAGCAATCGTGGCAGGAGCACCGAAACTAGAGGCGAGTCTGAACGAACGGTCCCAACGGTACTTTGCGGCCCTAAAGCAGGCCTTAGACGTGTTACACGTGGACTATACCGTTGATGATCGTTTGGTTCGGGGCTTAGACTACTACACCGATACTGTGTTTGAAATCCAAGCCAAGGCCCCAGCCTTTGGGGATGAATACACCACGATCTGTGCCGGCGGTCGGTATAACAACATGGTCCAGGAATTTGGTGGCCCCGAAATGGGGGGAGTCGGCTTCGCATTTGGAGAAGAACGGCTTGCAACGGTGGTCCAAGCCACTGCGAAGGAACATGCCGTTGACTACTTTATTTGTACCGACACGAAGGATCAGGATCCAGAAACCATCAACCGGATTTTCGATGACGCGTTAGCACAGGCCGCGCAGTTACGAGAAGCTGGGAACGTGGTCGAGGTTAACTTTCAGGTTCGTAGTATGAAGAGTCAAAAAAAGGAAGCGTTCAAATTGAACGCGGAACACATTGTGGTCGTTGATTAATTCAGTTTAGCTAGACCTTCAGTAACACGAAAACCCCCACCTAAATCCTTAGGTGGGGGTTTTTAGTTGGCGTCGTAACGATTGAACCGGTTACTTAGTAATGTTAATGGAATTAGTGGGTTTAATTAATTCACCAGAATTAGGATCGTAATAGTTGGTGGTGCCATCAGGGTTGGGAACGGTTTGGCCCTTTATTTGAATTCCATTTTGATCGAAGTACAAGTGGTGGCCGTTAATTACCTGTTCTCCGGTAACTGCGTTGCCAGTCCTTACAATTAAATTTTTTCTTGTTGGTTAGTAGTCATGTGACTTAATTCCTGATACAAATAGCCCCGGGTATCTTTGTGGACTAAGAAAATTAAATTATCACCCGGTTTAATTACCGTGGCCCCGTGGGGGAGGATGGTTAAGTTGCCTCGTTTAATCGTAATTAAAATGGTATTCGC includes the following:
- the hisS gene encoding histidine--tRNA ligase — its product is MDGKFKRVRGMEDILPEQTAIWQRIEDTARNVFARYNYAEIRTPLVEKTDVFSRTSGDSSDIVTKQMYSFEDKGGRSITLRPEGTAGIVRSFVENKLFGPEHPKPVKTYYMGQMFRYERPGATHNREFHQIGCETIGAVSPQIDAEVIRLAIDIFQGLDIQDLRVELNTLGDDESRAAYRETLVEYFQQYRDELSSDSQRRLTQNPLRILDSKDRHDQAIVAGAPKLEASLNERSQRYFAALKQALDVLHVDYTVDDRLVRGLDYYTDTVFEIQAKAPAFGDEYTTICAGGRYNNMVQEFGGPEMGGVGFAFGEERLATVVQATAKEHAVDYFICTDTKDQDPETINRIFDDALAQAAQLREAGNVVEVNFQVRSMKSQKKEAFKLNAEHIVVVD
- the guaB gene encoding IMP dehydrogenase translates to MNNWENKFGQHEALTYDDVLLVPAASDVLPYQVDLKTKLGKNLLLNIPVLSAAMDTVTEADMGIEMAKQGGLGVIHKNMTTAEQAAEVAKVKAAEVTGDQAAVDDQGRYLVAAAVGINDETFSRAQALFDAGADAIVLDSAHGHSKGVLTKISEIRNQFPDQTLIAGNIATAAGARALFEAGTDVVKVGIGPGSICTTRVVAGVGVPQITAAFECAAVAKEYGRQIIVDGGMQYSGDIAKALVAGGDAVMLGSMLAGTTEAPGKILESADGKQFKVYRGMGSIPAMEKGSSDRYFQGEVKSEKKLVPEGIEGKTAYKGDVSTILYQMMGGLRAGMGYVGAPTIAAMKEAQFVRISNAGLRESHPHDVLITKDAPNYHK
- the guaA gene encoding glutamine-hydrolyzing GMP synthase; the protein is MPNPTKKHDSVVVLDFGSQYNQLITRRIREMGVYSELKPHTMSAADIKKMDPKAIIFSGGPNSVNGPNALGVDPEIFNLGLPILGICYGMQLMAHDLPGGETVTADNSEYGQANIDVTDHDSEFFKDMNNTQRVLMSHGDFVTKVPDGFSATATSASCPISAMADPERGFYAVQFHPEVNLTTEGREMLRHFVFDIAGAKANWSMDDFIEDEIQNIKDTVGDKRVLLGLSGGVDSSVVAVLLHRAIGDQLIPVFVDHGLLRKDEASQVLKSLGEDFGLNIDFVDASEHFLTKLKGVTDPEQKRKIIGKEFIETFSNEARKFKDVDFLAQGTLYTDVIESGTDTAQTIKSHHNVGGLPADLQFKLIEPLNKLFKDEVRELGEKLGMPKELVWRQPFPGPGLAIRVIGEVTPERLRMVRDSDAILRDEFAKTGLNKTVWQYFTALPGIRSVGVMGDERTYEEAVTIRAVTSVDGMTAEFAEVPWEVLGKVSKRIVDDVAGVNRVLYDITGKPPATIEYE
- a CDS encoding cation:proton antiporter — encoded protein: MGILEAVLILLGLVLISNVASHYITLVPVSLIQIALGVGMALCFNFKIDLDTTWFLLLFIAPLLYNDGREFPKKELWELRGPIFENAIWLVFFTTIVGGFLVNWLIPSMPLAVCFALIAILSPTDPVAVQSISKRVNLPKSILHLVSGESLINDASGLIAFKYAVAAVVTGYFSIYKAAGDFIYMSLMGLFIGWLLMQILLWVRNKLDSVHFHDAIFSVVLQLLTPFLIYVVAEDFLHASGVIAVVTAGILDHIQNKRVAGQTPEITLLTNRTWDIIVYCLNGVVFLILGIELPLAMKSVIKGNKYGTLQSIGYAFLIWFLILAIRVIWILGYQSFSYYVTKKEKKKPNFKTGLLAGLSGVRGAITMAGVLSVPAVIDTGAPFPDRALMLFIAAGVIVISLVAASVTLPLIAPGHGTLETRASSIKDDEPEDDNEEDNEKENNEYVSYGVAKLYMMNSAIAYLESNKTESNQRAVFDIIMDYEMAIRKQQRRFHNRPEMTKNLNETIALRRVALRGERNSIEQLYEQKLIGPDAYWIASRRLNQEEFRLSQATGAKQTKIKIHHLSLLARFLRLVKFWQWNQRESQKTKADLRLIQKVGSQGAINALNRFLNRDDINRKDFSAQNVHFLQVYYQNQIQEAKSFGDTEQEEQKYDRQVLELKTQALEAERKAIELLIENGHISRNMGLHLRQNVNYEETILLNDYKKESE